ACGAGGCTTCCGGGCGTCGGACGACGTCGTCGCCGTGCTCGGAATCCCCTACGCGGCACCGCCGTTCGGCCCCCACCGGTTCCGGGAGCCCGCGCCCGCCGAGGCGTGGAGCGGCGTACGGGACTGCACGGCCTTCGGCCCCATCGCGCCGCAGTCGGCGGAGCTGCCCGGCTCGCCCGTGTGGACGCCCGGCGACGAGGACATCCTCACCGTCAACGTCTGGACCCCAGCCCCGGACGGCGGCCCCCTGCCCGTCCTGGTCTGGATCCACGGCGGCGCCTACACCTTCGGCTCCTCGGCCCAGCCCGACTTCGACGGGGACGCCCTCGCCCGCGCCGGACTGGTCGTCGTCACCCTCAACTACCGGGTGGGCTTCGAGGGGTTCGGGCACATCCCGGACTCCGAAGAGACGTCGTACCCCGGCAACCGGGGACTCCTCGACCAGATCGCCGCCCTGCGCTGGGTGCGGGAGAACATCGCCGCGTTCGGCGGCGACCCCGGCAACGTCACGGTCGCCGGCCAGTCCTCCGGGGGCGCCTCGGTCGCCTGCCTCATGGTGATGGACAGGGCGCGCGGCCTGTTCCACCGGGCCGTCGTCCACAGCCCCGCCAGCCCCCACCACACGCGTGACATCGCCGCCGCGACCACCCGCGAGATCGCCGCCGCGGCCGGCTGCCCGGCCACCCCCGAGGGCCTGGCCGCCGCGAGCCCGCAGGACCTGGTCGCCGCCTCCGACCGGGTCGTCGAGGCGTACCGGCGGGACCCGGCCTCCGGATCCCGCCACTACGACCCCTCGCTGTACGCCCCCGTCCTCGACGGCGACGTCCTGCCCGTCGACCCCCTCACGGGCCTGGCCGCCGGTGCGGGCCGGGACGTGGACCTCCTCGTCTGCCACACCACCGAGGAGTACTGGCTCTTCGACGCCGTCGACAGCTGCGCCAAGGTCGGCACGGAGGAGCAACTGGAGCGATTCGCCCAGGACTTCGGGCTGCCCGACGGCCTCGTCGCCGGCTATCGCGCCGCGCTGCCCGGTGCCCCGGTCCTCGACGTCTACCTGGCCGTCTTCGGCGACCTCCTCTTCGGCGAGTACGCCAACCGGCTCGCCGAGCAGCAGGCCCGAGGCGGCGGCCGGGCGTACCTGTCCCGCTTCGACCGCCGGCGCACCGGCCCGCACGGAGCCGTGCGGGCCTGGCACTGCGCGGACATCCCCTTCGCCTTCGGCAACGCCGACAAGGACTGCGTCTCGTTCCTCATCGGCGGCGCCCCCACCGCCGCCGACCACGACCTCGCCCGCCGCATGGTGGGCGCCTGGGCCGGCTTCGCCGCCACGGGAGACCCGGGCTGGCCGGCGTACGACGACACCACCGGGCGGGCGAAGGTGTGGCGGACGGAGGGGGAGGGTCAGGACGAGCCGGTCGCTCTCCGTGCCCTCTGGGAACGGGCCGAGTTCCCCCTCCTGCGCGCGTGAGGTGTGACGGGCCGCGACATGCCGCATTCGGTGTAATCGGCGGCCTGAGGGTCCTCCGGCGGTCACGCTGTGCCTGTTGATCACCGCCCGGTCGGGGGATCCGGTGGTGCACAGGTCACATGACGTGTCGGCCGAGATGAGGAAATGACCATGGCTCTGAGCCGCCGCAGCTTCGTCGCCTATGCCCTCGGGGCCGGACTGGCGCTGGACGTCGGCGACGTCGTCGTCTCGCCCCGTTCGGCGCACGCCGCGGACGCGGTCCCACCGGAGCTGCTCGCCGGTCAGGCGCTGAGCTCGTCGACCGTTCGACTGATCTGGACCGCGGTCACGGGCGCCGAGGCCTACCGGGTCTACCGGAACGACGTGCTGCTCGTCGAACAGCCCGGAACCCTGCTGGAGGACACCGGGCTGACGGCGACGACGACGTACCGCTACGAGGTCAGCAGCGTGGTCGCCGGAGTCGAATCGGCACGCTCGGCGCCCGTCGACGTGCTCACCCAGCGGGCGGATCCCACCACAGTGCCGACAGCGCCGACCAACCTGCAGGCGAGCTCGCTGACGTCGTCGGGCGTGAAGCTCACCTGGACCAAGTCCACGGCCGTCGCCAAGATCACCGGCTACCGGATCCTCCGCGGCGCCGCCGGGGCGCCCGTCGAGAGCCTGGTCCAGATCGCGACGACCGACGGCGGCACCAGCTACACCGCGAGCAAGCTGTTCGCCAACCGCGCCTACCAGTTCGCCGTCCGCGCCGTCGACGTCGCGGGACACGTCGGCCCGGCGGCCACCATCGCCGTCACGACCAAGACCACCACCGACACGAGCGCCCCTTCGGCCGTCTCGAACACCAGCGTGGCCGTGCGGCGGTACTCCGCCAGCCGGCTCGACATCACCTGGGGAGCGTCGAGCTCCAGCGACGTATCGGGCTACCAGGTCTTCCGCAACAACGTCCTGATCGCGACGGTGGAGGAGCCGCTCCGCAAGACGTACTCCGACAACGGCCTCACCCCGTCCACGTCGTACACCTACCGGATCGCGGCCGTCGACTCCGCCGGCAACGTCTCCGCCCTCACCTCCGGGCGGGCGGGCTCCACCCCCGCCGCCGGGACCGTCCTCGTCACCCGTGGCCCCTACGTCGTCCAGACCGACGGGACGAGCGCACGCGTGCTGTGGTGGACCAACCTCGCGACCGACAGCACCGTCGACTTCGGCGTCGGATCGTTCACCGAGAGCGTCTACGACCCCACTCCGCGGCTGCAGCACTCCATGCTGCTCGGCGGGCTCGCACCCGGAACCGAGTACGTCTACCAGGTGAGGTCAGGCAACGCCACGCTCGCGGGCAACCGCTTCACCACCGCACCCGCGCCGGGCACGGCCTTCACCTTCGCGGCGGTCGGCGACTACGGGGGCGGCTCCGCGCAGCAGCAGAGCATCGCCAACCTGATCGCCGCGTCGCCGGCCCAGTTCCTGCAGACGCTCGGCGACAACGTGTACCCGGACGCCCAGGACCCCGATCCGGAGCGCTTCTACTCCGACTTCGACAACCGCTTCTACAAGCAGTACGGACCGGTCATCCGTACCCGGACGCTCTACCCGGCGAACGGCAACAAGGAGTACTACGGAGACGGCGCGGCGGCCCGGAACCTGTGGTCGCCGAACAACCAGCGCTGGTACAGCTACAACTGGGGCGACGCCCACGTCCTCGTCGTCGACAGCGAGCAGCCGCTGACGGCCGGCTCCGCGCAGCGGGCCTTCGTGACCGCCGACCTCGCCGCCGCGACGGCGGCGTGGAAGATCTGCGTCGTCCACCGCCCGCCCTACAGCTCGACGACCAGCAGCTCCAGCTCGTCGACGGTCCTCTCCGGTCTCGTGCCGCTCCTGGACCAGTACGGGGTCAGGCTCTGCCTCTCCGGCAACTCCCACAACTACGAGCGGAGTCACCCGCTGCGCGCGGGGGCGGTGAATCCGGCGGGCGTGACGTACGTCGTCTCCGGCGGCGGCGGCAACGGACTCAACCAGTTCACCCTGAGCCAGCCGTTCTGGAGCGCGTACAGGTCGGCGCGCTTCGAATACGTGCAGGTCTCGGTCTCGCCGACCCAGCTCGTCCTGAACGCGTACAGCGACACCGGGGAGCTCTTCGACAGCACGACGCTGACCCAGTGAAACGCCGGGCCCCCGAACAGGGGCCCGGTAGCCTCCCCCTCATGACGAACACTCAGCCCCCGCGTGACACCGCCCGCCGCATACAGGACGTGCTCGGCCGCCTCGACGAGGAACAGGACATCTGGGTGTCCACGGCGGACACCGCCGGGGAGCCGTACCTCGTGCCGCTCTCCTTCCTCTGGGACGGCACCCACCTGTGGCTGTGCACGCGCCTCTCCAACCCCACGGGCCGCAACCTCGCCGCCAACGGCCGGGTGCGCCTCGCGCTCGGACACACACGGGACGTGGTCCTGCTCGACGGCGAGGTCACGACCCTCGGCCCCGAGCAGGTCCCGGTGGAGGCGGCGGACGCGTTCCACAAGAAGACGGGCTGGGACCCCCGCGGCTCGGGTCCCGCCTACCACTGGTTCCGGGTCCGCCCCACCGAGGTCCAGGCCTGGCACGAGGAGCCCGAACTGGTGGGACGGCACCTGATGCGGGACGGCGTCTGGACGGAGACGGCGCGGTGAGGTCGATCTGAGTGAGGCGCACGGGTCCGCGAAGGCGGACCCGTCGGTCTGTCATGGCGAAGCGCCTCGGTGCTCCCATGCCCGTCACGGTCTACCGAACGGTTCAGTCTTGACAGTGAACTGGTCGGTGTAGTTCAGTCGTTGTCGGGGGGCGGCGCGGGCCGTCGGCCGTGACGAGGGAGGCGGAGAGATGTTCGCGGTGGTGTACCGGTGGCGGGTGCGTCCGGGCAGGGAGCAGCTGCTCGTGGACGGCTGGCACCGGGTGACCGTGGCGATCCACCAGGAGTGCGGCAGCTACGGCTCCCGGCTCCACAAGGCGGACGACGGGACCTGGGTGGCGTACGCCCGCTGGCCCGACCGGGAGACCAGGGAGAAGTGCGGGACCCCCGATCCGGAGGGCGAGGCCATGATGCGCGAGGCGATCGCGGAGTACTTCCCCGAGACGCGGCTCACCCTCGTCGACGACCTGCTCGCCGAGCCGGAGAGCGACTGACGGGGCGGCGCGGCCGTAGGCGACCGCGGTCCGCGGGGGTGTCGGCGGGCGGGTGCCCGCGCTACCCTCTGTCCGTGATTTCGGTCGCCGTACGGGATATCGAACAGCGTGAGGGTGAGGTGGGGGACCGTGGGGAGACTCGTTCCGGCGGTGGCCAGGGCATTCGACATACTGGAGCTCTTCCTTCAGGGCGACGGCACGCTGTCCGCCCCCGAGATCACCCGCAGGCTCGGGCTGCCCCGCACCACCGCCCACGAGCTGGTCATCACCCTGACCGCCCGCAACTACCTCGCCCCGGTGCCGGGACAGTCCGGCCGGTACCGGCTCGGCGTCCGTGCGTACCAGCTCGGCAGCCGGTACGCGGAGCAGCTCGACCTCTCCGCCGAGGGGCACCAGGTCGCCCGGGAGGTCGCCGACACCTGCGGCGAGACCGTCCACGTCGCCGTCCTGGAGGACGCGGACGTCATCTACATCGCCAAGGTGGACTCCAGCCACGCGGTACGGATGGTCTCGGCCGCCGGCCGCCGGCTTCCCGCCCACTGCACCGCCGTCGGCAAGATGCTCCTCGCCACCCTTCCCCTGGACGAGCTCGACGAGCGCCTCGAAGAGCGCGAACTCCTCGCCATGACGCCCCGGAGCCTCACCGACCCGGACGAGCTGCGGGCCGCGCTCGCGGAGATCCGGATCCTCGGCGTCGCCGTCGAGCAGCAGGAGTCCAACCCCGACGTCAGCTGTGTCGCCGCACCCGTACGGGACCGCTCCGGCCGGGTCGTCGCGGCGCTGTCCGTCTCCGTGCCGGTGCACCGCTGGAGCGAGGACCGGGAGAACGAACTCACCGCCCTCGCCGTCAAGGGCGCCGGCGAGCTGTCGGCCCGCCTGGGGCACCGCCAGGCGCCCTGACTCCCGTACCCCCGATTCACGTACCGGCGACGGCTCCGTCCGCGCGGCCCGAGCCCTTCCGTTCCCGGGGCTGGCGCATACGGCTCACCGGGCCGAACACCTCCCGGTCGTCGAGGAAGCCCTCCAGGGCGAAGGCCGCCGCGCCCCGCGTGACGGCGTTGTGCGGCACTGCGCTGCGCCGCAGGGTCGCGGCCCGGTGCGGCAGCGGCAGGACGTGCCGCCCGACCGCCTCGTACGTGGCGTCGAGCAGGCGCTCGCCGAGCAGGTCCACGACCTGGTTGCCGAGGACGAGCGCCCGGGGGTTCAGCAGGTTGATCAGATTCGCGACCGCCGCGCCCAGGTGACGGGCCGTCCGGTCGACGACGGCCTCGGCCACCGGGTCCCGCTCCGCCGCCGCGCGCGCCAGAGCGGCGACGGTCGCCGCGTCGTCCGCCCCGGTCGCCCGCTCGTCGTCGGGGGCGAGTTCGCGCCAGGTCTGCGCGATCCCCCGGGTGGAGACGTACGCCTCCACACAGCCCCGGTTGCCGCAGGTGCACAGCCGGCCGTCGACCGCGAGGCAGGTGTGGCCCCACTCGCCCGCGCTGTTGGTGAAGCCCCGGTAGAGCTGCCCGTCGATCGCGATCCCGGCGCCGACACCGGCGCGCAGGGTGACCACCACCAGGTCGTCGACCTCCCGCCCGGCACCGAACCACAGCTCGGCGACCGTGCTGGCGCGCAGCGGGTTGTCGAGCCGGAGGGGCAGCCCGAGGCGCTCGTCGAGCAGGGACCTCAGGGGGACCTCGCGCCAGGACCAGTAGGGGGAGTACGAGGAGACGCCGCCCTCGCGCTCCACCATGCCCGGCACGCTCACGCCCGCCCCGAGGACCCGCTCCCGGGGAACGCCGGAGCCCTCCAGGAGCTCCTCGACGCAGACGGCGAGCTGCTCGACCACGTCGGCGGGCCGGACGTCTCCCGGGGGGAGGGGGCGCTCGACGGAGTGCCGGACCTCCAGGGCGAGGTCGAAGAGTTCCGCGTGTACGGCGGTCTCGGCGATGTCGATGCCGATCAGCGCGCCCCGCTCGGCGTTGACCGCGAGGCGCGCGCGGGGCCGTCCGCCGCTGGAGTCCTCGTGGCCCGCCTCGACGAGGACGCCGGCCTCCAGGAGTTCGGCGGTGAGGTTGGCGACGGTGGCGAAGGAGAGGCCGGTCGCCGCCGCGAGGTCCTGGCGGCTCATCGCGTCCGCCCCCGCATAGAAGCGGCGCAGGACCTCGAAGCGGTTGAGGCGGCGGATCTCCTGCGACGTCCGCTTGATCATCTGTGCTGCCCTCCGCTCGGCCTGTCCTCGTACCCCTGCCACCGCATCTTATTCAAAGGGTTGGAAGAAGAGGAGGGCAGGTTATTTACAACCGTTAGACGAAGCCGTAGTTTTTCTCGCGCCGCACCCGTCGCCGACCGAGGAGGCCAGATGCACCACCTCAGGGCCGTACCCTGCTCCCCCCTGCCCGGACGCCTGACAGAAGGACCCGTCTGGGACGCCCGGCGCCAGGAACTCCTCTGGGTGGACATCCCCGAGGGGCTCGTCCACCGGGCCGCGCTCGTGGACGGCGAGGACGTGCCGGACCTCGCGCCCCTCGGCACCCTCCGCTTCGACCGGCCCGTCGGCGCCGCCCTGCCCTGCGCCTCCGGCGCCCTCCTCGCCGCCGCCGGCACGTCCTTCCTGCACCTGGCCGACGGCCGGCCCGCCACCGAGGCCGTCGAGCTCGCCGCGCCCGTCCTCCCCGACGACGGCCTCCCGCGCCGCATGAACGACGCCGCCGTCGACCCCGCCGGGCGGCTCCTCGCCGGAACCATGGCGTACGACGAGAGCCCCGGCGCCGGCGCCCTCTACCGCCTCGACCGCGACGGGCTCGTCACCCTGCTCGACTCCGTCACCATCTCCAACGGGCTCGGCTGGAGCCCCGACGGCAGCCGCCTGTACTACGCCGACAGCCCCACCGGCCGCGTCGACGTCTTCGCCTACGACCCGGAGACCGGCGCCCTGAGCGACCGCCGCCCCTTCGCCGCCCTCGACCGGGGCGTCCCCGACGGCCTCGCCGTCGACAGCGAGGGCCGCGTCTGGGTCGCCGTCTGGGGAGGCGGCGAAGTCCTCGCCTTCGCGCCCGACGGCAGCCTCCACGCGCGCGTGGAGGTCCCCGCCACGCACGTGACGAGCTGCGCCTTCGCCGGCCCGGAGCTCGACGTCCTGGTCATCACGACCGCGACCGCGGGCCTCGACGAGACGCGCCTGCGCGCCGAACCCGACGCGGGCCGCCTCTTCGTCTGCCGCCCCGGGACGACGGGCCTGCCGACGACTCCGTACGCCGACCACTGAACCCGTACCTCCCGCAAGGAAGAAGCCCATGACCTCCCCCTCCGACGGGCTGCGCGCCGCCCTCGACGCCGTCCCCGTCATCGCGATCCTCCGCTCCGCCTCCGCCACCCGCTTCGCCGAAGTCACCGACACCCTCCTGGCCTCCGGTGTCCGCGCCGCCGAGTTCACCCTCACCACCCCCGGCGTGCTCGACGCCCTGCGCGAGTACGCCGCCGACGCCCCGCCCGGACTCGCCCTCGGCGCCGGCACGGTCACCACGCCCGCCGAGGCGCAGGCGGCCGTCGAAGCCGGCGCCACGTACCTCATCACCCCGACCACCTCCACCGAGGTCATCGCCGAGGCCGTCCGCCTGGACGTCCCGGTGCTGCCCGGCGCGTACACCCCGACCGAGATCCTCACGGCCTGGCGGGCGGGCGCCACCATGGTGAAGCTCTTCCCCGCCGCCACCGGCGGACCGGAGTACCTCCGGGCCGTCCGCGCGCCGCTGCCCGACGTGCCCCTGGTGCCGACCGGCGGCATCGGCGCCGCCGACGCCCCCGCCTACCTCGCCGCCGGGGCCGCCGCCCTCGGCATCGGCAGCCCCCTGGTCGGCGACGCCTGCGAGGGCGGCTCCCTCGCGGCCCTGACCGAGCGCGCCGCGGCCTTCCTGGAAGGGATACGTCGGTGAACCCGGCCCCTGCCCACGTGACTCCCGCCCAGGCCACCCCTGCCCACGTGACTCCCGCCCAGGCCACCCCCGCCCTCGTCACCCTCGGCGAGGTCATGGCCGTCGTCGCCGCGACCCAGCCCGGGCCGTTCGCCAACGGCGCCCCGATGCGCCTCGGCTGGGCCGGGGCCGAGGCGACCGTCGCCGTCGGCGTCAGCCGGCTCGGTCACGCCGCGGCCTGGACCGGCCGCGTCGGCGACGACGCCACGGGCGCGATGGTCCTCGCCGGGCTGCGCGCCGAAGGCGTCGACGTGTCCACCGCCCGCACCGACCCGGCCGCCCCCACCGGCCTGATGCTCCGCGAGCGCCGCACCGCCGACCGCCTCCGCGTCACCTACTACCGCTCCGGCCTCGCAGGCTCCCGGCTCGCCCCCGAGGACCTCGACGAGGACCGCATCAGCGCGGCCCGGATCCTCCATGTCAGCGGCATCACCCCGGCGTTGAGCGCCACCGCGCGCGCCGCCGTCGAACAGGCCGTCGCCCTCGCCCACGCCGCCGGGGCCACCGTCTCCTTCGACGTCAACCACCGCGAGCGGCTCTGGAGCCGCGCCGAGGCCGCCGAGGTGCTCGCCCGCCTCCTCCCGTACGCCGACATCGTCTTCGCCGGCCCCGAGGAAGCCGCCCTGTTCGTGCCCGAGGACGAGCCCGAGCGGATGGCCCGCGCCCTCGCCCGGCTCGGCCCCCGGCAGGCCGTCCTCAAGCTCGGCGCCCAGGGAGCCCTCGCCGTCGTCGACGACGAGCTCCACGACCAACCGGCCGTGCCCGTCACCGCCGTCGACCCCGTCGGCGCGGGCGACGCCTTCGTCTCCGGCTACCTCGCCGCCGTCCTCGACGGCGCCCCGCCCGCGGCACGCCTCCGCCTCGCCGCCCTCTGCGGAGCCTTCGCCGTCTCCGTACCGGGCGACTGGGAGGGCCTCCCGCGCCGCGCCGAACTCGATCTCCTGGCGGCTCAGGACATCACCCGCTGACCCGACCCGCCCCGCAGACACCAGGAACCCGAAATGAACCGTTTCTCCGGACAGACCGCCGTCGTCACCGGCGCGGCCTCCGGCATCGGCGCCGCCAGCGCCGTCCGGCTCGCCGCCGAAGGCGCCGCGGTGCTCGTCTCCGACATCGCCGACGAGGCGGGCGAGGCCGTCGCCGCCGCCATCCGCGCCGACGGCGGCCGAGCCGCCTACGTCCGCTGCGACGTCTCCTCGGAAGCCGACTGGAAGGCCCTCCGGGAAGAGGCCCACGCCCGCTTCGGCCCGGTGAGCGTCCTCCACAGCAACGCCTTCATCCACACCCTGGCCGCGGCCCACGAACTGCCCGTCGCCACCTGGGACCGGGAGCTGGCCGTGAACCTGCGCGCCCTCTACTTCGCCACCCGCGTCTTCCTCGACGACCTGCGCGCCGCGCGCGGCAGCCTCGTCGCCACCTCCAGCGTGCACGCGGCCTTCGGCCTGCCCGGCTACGCCGCGTACGCCGCCGCGAAGGGCGGGATGTGCGCGCTCGTCCGCCAGCTCGCCGTCGAGTACGGGCCCGAGGTCCGCTTCAACTCCGTGCTGCCGGGCCCGATCCTCACCGACGTGTGGAACGACGTCGACGAGGAGGGACGGCGGATCTCCGCCGACGCCACCGCCCTCGCCCGGCTCGGCCGTCCCGAGGAGGTCGCGGCCGCCGTCGCCTTCCTCGCCTCCGCCGACGCCGCCTACATCACCGGAACCGACCTGGTCGTCGACGGCGGCTGGACCGTGAAGAAGGAGTCCAAGTGAAGATCACCTCTCTCCGCACCTATCTCGTCGCCCCCCGCTGGTGCTTCCTGCGCGTCGACACCGACGAGGGCATCACCGGCTGGGGCGAGCCCGTCGTCGAGGGCCGCGCCCACACCGTCGCCGCCGCCGTCGAGGAGCTCTCCGACTATCTGATCGGCCAGGACCCGATGAAGATCGAGGACCACTGGCAGGTCCTCACCAAGGGCGGCTTCTACCGCGGCGGCCCGGTCCTCTCCAGCGCCGTCGCCGGCATCGACCAGGCCCTCTGGGACATCACCGGCAAGGCCCTCGGGGTCCCCGTCTGGCAGCTCCTCGGCGGCAACGTCCGCGACCGCGCCCGCGTCTACAGCTGGATCGGCGGCGACCGCCCCGACGAGGTCGCGAGCGAGGCCCTGGCCCGCAAGAACGAGGGCTTCACCGCCATCAAGATGAACGCCTCCGCCCAGCTGCGGCTCATCGACACCCCCGCCGCCACGCAGGGGATCGTGGACCGCGTCGCCTCCATCCGCGAGGCCGTCGGCGACGAGTTCGACATCGCGATCGACTTCCACGGTCGCCTCACCGCCCCGATGGCCCGCCGGGTCCTGCCGCTCCTGGAGCCGTACCTGCCCTTCTTCGTGGAGGAGCCGGTCGTCCCCGAGATGAGCGACCACATCGGCGACATCGTCCGCTCCACCTCCATCCCGATCGCGACCGGCGAACGCCTCTACTCCCGCTGGGACTTCAAGAAGGTCCTCGCCCAGGGCATCGCCGTCGCGCAGCCCGACCTCTCGCACGCGGGCGGCATCTCGGAGGTCCGCCGGATCGCCGCGATGGCGGAGGCGTACGACGTCTCCCTCGCCCCGCACTGCCCGCTGGGCCCGATCGCGCTCGCCTCCTGCCTCCAGGTCGGCTTCGCCGCGCCGAACCTCCTCATCCAGGAGCAGAGCCTCGGCATCCACTACAACACCGGATCCGACCTGCTCGACTACCTCGTCGACCCCACGGTCTTCCGGTACGAGGACGGGCACGTGGCCCTGCCGACCGGCCCCGGTCTCGGGATCGAGGTCGACGCGAAGGCCGTCGAACGGGCCGCCGAGGTCGGGCACCGCTGGCGCAACCCGGCCTGGCGCCGGGACGACGGCTCGCTGGCCGAGTGGTAGGACACCGCAGGAAGGGGGCGGGCTCGCGAACGAGCCCGCCCCTACTCGCGGGTCAGCGGTGCGCGAGCACTCCTGCCGCCGGCAGGAGCCTGCTGTCGTAGTCGAACAGCGCCTGGTTCTCCCAGCCGTTGCCCGAGGAGGGGTCGGCGGGGTCCCAGCCGTTGCCCGCGACGGCCGTCCACGCGGGCTCCCAGTAGACGACGCCGAGACCGCGGCCGTTCGGCACGGCCTCG
This is a stretch of genomic DNA from Streptomyces sp. R44. It encodes these proteins:
- a CDS encoding carboxylesterase/lipase family protein, whose product is MDIFKTTCGAVRGFRASDDVVAVLGIPYAAPPFGPHRFREPAPAEAWSGVRDCTAFGPIAPQSAELPGSPVWTPGDEDILTVNVWTPAPDGGPLPVLVWIHGGAYTFGSSAQPDFDGDALARAGLVVVTLNYRVGFEGFGHIPDSEETSYPGNRGLLDQIAALRWVRENIAAFGGDPGNVTVAGQSSGGASVACLMVMDRARGLFHRAVVHSPASPHHTRDIAAATTREIAAAAGCPATPEGLAAASPQDLVAASDRVVEAYRRDPASGSRHYDPSLYAPVLDGDVLPVDPLTGLAAGAGRDVDLLVCHTTEEYWLFDAVDSCAKVGTEEQLERFAQDFGLPDGLVAGYRAALPGAPVLDVYLAVFGDLLFGEYANRLAEQQARGGGRAYLSRFDRRRTGPHGAVRAWHCADIPFAFGNADKDCVSFLIGGAPTAADHDLARRMVGAWAGFAATGDPGWPAYDDTTGRAKVWRTEGEGQDEPVALRALWERAEFPLLRA
- a CDS encoding fibronectin type III domain-containing protein, which encodes MALSRRSFVAYALGAGLALDVGDVVVSPRSAHAADAVPPELLAGQALSSSTVRLIWTAVTGAEAYRVYRNDVLLVEQPGTLLEDTGLTATTTYRYEVSSVVAGVESARSAPVDVLTQRADPTTVPTAPTNLQASSLTSSGVKLTWTKSTAVAKITGYRILRGAAGAPVESLVQIATTDGGTSYTASKLFANRAYQFAVRAVDVAGHVGPAATIAVTTKTTTDTSAPSAVSNTSVAVRRYSASRLDITWGASSSSDVSGYQVFRNNVLIATVEEPLRKTYSDNGLTPSTSYTYRIAAVDSAGNVSALTSGRAGSTPAAGTVLVTRGPYVVQTDGTSARVLWWTNLATDSTVDFGVGSFTESVYDPTPRLQHSMLLGGLAPGTEYVYQVRSGNATLAGNRFTTAPAPGTAFTFAAVGDYGGGSAQQQSIANLIAASPAQFLQTLGDNVYPDAQDPDPERFYSDFDNRFYKQYGPVIRTRTLYPANGNKEYYGDGAAARNLWSPNNQRWYSYNWGDAHVLVVDSEQPLTAGSAQRAFVTADLAAATAAWKICVVHRPPYSSTTSSSSSSTVLSGLVPLLDQYGVRLCLSGNSHNYERSHPLRAGAVNPAGVTYVVSGGGGNGLNQFTLSQPFWSAYRSARFEYVQVSVSPTQLVLNAYSDTGELFDSTTLTQ
- a CDS encoding pyridoxamine 5'-phosphate oxidase family protein, giving the protein MTNTQPPRDTARRIQDVLGRLDEEQDIWVSTADTAGEPYLVPLSFLWDGTHLWLCTRLSNPTGRNLAANGRVRLALGHTRDVVLLDGEVTTLGPEQVPVEAADAFHKKTGWDPRGSGPAYHWFRVRPTEVQAWHEEPELVGRHLMRDGVWTETAR
- a CDS encoding antibiotic biosynthesis monooxygenase — its product is MFAVVYRWRVRPGREQLLVDGWHRVTVAIHQECGSYGSRLHKADDGTWVAYARWPDRETREKCGTPDPEGEAMMREAIAEYFPETRLTLVDDLLAEPESD
- a CDS encoding IclR family transcriptional regulator; protein product: MGRLVPAVARAFDILELFLQGDGTLSAPEITRRLGLPRTTAHELVITLTARNYLAPVPGQSGRYRLGVRAYQLGSRYAEQLDLSAEGHQVAREVADTCGETVHVAVLEDADVIYIAKVDSSHAVRMVSAAGRRLPAHCTAVGKMLLATLPLDELDERLEERELLAMTPRSLTDPDELRAALAEIRILGVAVEQQESNPDVSCVAAPVRDRSGRVVAALSVSVPVHRWSEDRENELTALAVKGAGELSARLGHRQAP
- a CDS encoding ROK family protein — its product is MIKRTSQEIRRLNRFEVLRRFYAGADAMSRQDLAAATGLSFATVANLTAELLEAGVLVEAGHEDSSGGRPRARLAVNAERGALIGIDIAETAVHAELFDLALEVRHSVERPLPPGDVRPADVVEQLAVCVEELLEGSGVPRERVLGAGVSVPGMVEREGGVSSYSPYWSWREVPLRSLLDERLGLPLRLDNPLRASTVAELWFGAGREVDDLVVVTLRAGVGAGIAIDGQLYRGFTNSAGEWGHTCLAVDGRLCTCGNRGCVEAYVSTRGIAQTWRELAPDDERATGADDAATVAALARAAAERDPVAEAVVDRTARHLGAAVANLINLLNPRALVLGNQVVDLLGERLLDATYEAVGRHVLPLPHRAATLRRSAVPHNAVTRGAAAFALEGFLDDREVFGPVSRMRQPRERKGSGRADGAVAGT
- a CDS encoding SMP-30/gluconolactonase/LRE family protein, which gives rise to MHHLRAVPCSPLPGRLTEGPVWDARRQELLWVDIPEGLVHRAALVDGEDVPDLAPLGTLRFDRPVGAALPCASGALLAAAGTSFLHLADGRPATEAVELAAPVLPDDGLPRRMNDAAVDPAGRLLAGTMAYDESPGAGALYRLDRDGLVTLLDSVTISNGLGWSPDGSRLYYADSPTGRVDVFAYDPETGALSDRRPFAALDRGVPDGLAVDSEGRVWVAVWGGGEVLAFAPDGSLHARVEVPATHVTSCAFAGPELDVLVITTATAGLDETRLRAEPDAGRLFVCRPGTTGLPTTPYADH
- a CDS encoding bifunctional 4-hydroxy-2-oxoglutarate aldolase/2-dehydro-3-deoxy-phosphogluconate aldolase; its protein translation is MTSPSDGLRAALDAVPVIAILRSASATRFAEVTDTLLASGVRAAEFTLTTPGVLDALREYAADAPPGLALGAGTVTTPAEAQAAVEAGATYLITPTTSTEVIAEAVRLDVPVLPGAYTPTEILTAWRAGATMVKLFPAATGGPEYLRAVRAPLPDVPLVPTGGIGAADAPAYLAAGAAALGIGSPLVGDACEGGSLAALTERAAAFLEGIRR
- a CDS encoding sugar kinase, producing the protein MTPAQATPALVTLGEVMAVVAATQPGPFANGAPMRLGWAGAEATVAVGVSRLGHAAAWTGRVGDDATGAMVLAGLRAEGVDVSTARTDPAAPTGLMLRERRTADRLRVTYYRSGLAGSRLAPEDLDEDRISAARILHVSGITPALSATARAAVEQAVALAHAAGATVSFDVNHRERLWSRAEAAEVLARLLPYADIVFAGPEEAALFVPEDEPERMARALARLGPRQAVLKLGAQGALAVVDDELHDQPAVPVTAVDPVGAGDAFVSGYLAAVLDGAPPAARLRLAALCGAFAVSVPGDWEGLPRRAELDLLAAQDITR
- a CDS encoding SDR family NAD(P)-dependent oxidoreductase, coding for MNRFSGQTAVVTGAASGIGAASAVRLAAEGAAVLVSDIADEAGEAVAAAIRADGGRAAYVRCDVSSEADWKALREEAHARFGPVSVLHSNAFIHTLAAAHELPVATWDRELAVNLRALYFATRVFLDDLRAARGSLVATSSVHAAFGLPGYAAYAAAKGGMCALVRQLAVEYGPEVRFNSVLPGPILTDVWNDVDEEGRRISADATALARLGRPEEVAAAVAFLASADAAYITGTDLVVDGGWTVKKESK